One Panicum virgatum strain AP13 chromosome 3N, P.virgatum_v5, whole genome shotgun sequence DNA segment encodes these proteins:
- the LOC120665401 gene encoding peroxidase 2-like isoform X2 — MASSSCFSPLVLLLAALCGLLMLASAHGYPPSAAGSALSSAFYDASCPGAHDVVRRVIQDARVSDPRIPASLIRLHFHDCFVNGCDGSLLLDDDLPAIQTEKTVPANDNSARGFPVVDDMKAALEHACPGIVSCADILALAAEISVELAGGPRWSVLLGRRDGTTTNIESARNLPNFFDPLDVLQEKFRNVNLDDTDLVALQGAHTFVKVQCQFTRQNCTAGQPEGTLENLDEVTPNLFDNKYYGNLLEGRAQLPSDQVMLSGPAAAPTTAPIVHRFASNQKDFFRNFAASMIKMGNIGPLTGRDGEIRKHCRRVNGKGY, encoded by the exons ATGGCCTCTTCCTCCTGCTTCTCGCCGCTCGTGCTGCTGCTAGCGGCGCTCTGCGGGCTCCTGATGCTCGCCTCGGCTCACGGCTACCCACCTAGCGCCGCCGGCTCCGCGCTGAGCTCCGCGTTCTACGACGCGTCGTGCCCCGGCGCCCACGACGTCGTCCGCCGCGTCATCCAGGACGCGCGCGTCTCCGACCCCCGCATCCCGGCCAGCCTCATCCGCCTCCACTTCCATGACTGCTTCGTCAAC GGTTGCGACGGCTCGCTTCTGCTGGACGACGACCTCCCGGCGATCCAGACCGAGAAGACCGTGCCCGCCAACGACAACTCGGCGCGCGGCTTTCCCGTCGTCGACGACATGAAGGCCGCGCTCGAGCACGCGTGCCCCGGCATCGTCTCCTGCGCCGACATCCTTGCCCTCGCGGCGGAGATCTCCGTCGAACTC GCTGGAGGGCCACGATGGAGTGTGCTGCTCGGCCGGCGAGACGGCACGACGACCAACATCGAGAGCGCCAGAAACCTGCCCAACTTCTTCGACCCCCTGGACGTCCTCCAGGAGAAGTTCAGGAACGTCAACCTGGACGACACTGACCTCGTCGCCCTCCAAG GAGCGCACACATTCGTCAAAGTGCAGTGTCAGTTCACACGGCAGAACTGCACGGCCGGGCAACCTGAGGGCACACTGGAGAACCTGGACGAGGTCACACCCAACCTCTTCGACAACAAGTATTACGGCAACCTGTTGGAAGGCCGCGCCCAGCTCCCCTCCGACCAGGTCATGCTGTCCGGCCCTGCCGCGGCGCCGACGACTGCTCCCATTGTTCATCGGTTCgcaagcaaccagaaggatttCTTCAGGAACTTCGCGGCGTCCATGATTAAGATGGGCAACATCGGCCCCCTAACAGGGAGGGATGGAGAGATTAGGAAACATTGCCGGAGGGTCAATGGCAAAGGCTACTGA
- the LOC120665401 gene encoding peroxidase 2-like isoform X1, which yields MASSSCFSPLVLLLAALCGLLMLASAHGYPPSAAGSALSSAFYDASCPGAHDVVRRVIQDARVSDPRIPASLIRLHFHDCFVNGCDGSLLLDDDLPTIRTEKAVPANDNSARGFPVVDDIKAALEHACPGVVSCADILALAAEISVELAGGPRWRVLLGRRDGTTTNIESAKNLPSPFDALDVLQEKFRNVNLDDTDLVALQGAHTFGKVQCQFTRENCTAGQPEGALENLDQVTPNLFDNKYYGNLLHGQAQLPSDQVMLSDPVAPTTTAPIVHRFASNQKDFFRNFAASMIKMGNISPLTGKDGEIRKNCRRVNSKGY from the exons ATGGCCTCTTCCTCCTGCTTCTCGCCGCTCGTGCTGCTGCTAGCGGCGCTCTGCGGGCTCCTGATGCTCGCCTCGGCTCACGGCTACCCACCTAGCGCCGCCGGCTCCGCGCTGAGCTCCGCGTTCTACGACGCGTCGTGCCCCGGCGCCCACGACGTCGTCCGCCGCGTCATCCAGGACGCGCGCGTCTCCGACCCCCGCATCCCGGCCAGCCTCATCCGCCTCCACTTCCATGACTGCTTCGTCAAC GGTTGCGACGGCTCGCTTCTGCTGGACGACGACCTCCCGACGATCCGGACCGAGAAGGCCGTGCCCGCCAACGACAACTCGGCGCGCGGCTTCCCGGTGGTCGACGACATCAAGGCCGCGCTGGAGCACGCGTGCCCGGGCGTCGTCTCCTGCGCTGACATCCTCGCCCTCGCAGCCGAGATCTCCGTCGAACTC GCTGGAGGGCCACGCTGGAGGGTGCTGCTCGGCCGGCGGGACGGCACGACGACCAACATCGAGAGCGCCAAGAACCTGCCGAGCCCCTTCGACGCCCTGGACGTTCTCCAGGAGAAGTTCAGAAACGTCAACCTGGACGACACTGACCTCGTCGCCCTCCAAG GAGCGCACACTTTCGGCAAAGTGCAGTGCCAGTTCACGCGGGAGAACTGCACGGCCGGGCAGCCTGAGGGTGCACTGGAGAACCTGGATCAGGTCACTCCCAACCTGTTCGACAACAAGTATTACGGCAACCTCTTGCACGGCCAAGCTCAGCTGCCGTCCGACCAGGTCATGCTGTCCGACCCTGTGGCGCCGACGACGACCGCCCCCATTGTTCATCGGTTCGCGAGCAACCAAAAGGACTTCTTCAGGAACTTCGCGGCGTCCATGATTAAGATGGGGAACATCAGCCCGCTGACAGGGAAGGATGGGGAGATCAGGAAGAACTGCCGGAGGGTCAATAGCAAAGGCTATTGA
- the LOC120665401 gene encoding peroxidase 2-like isoform X3 → MAAASSCSASLALLLAAHCALLLALAGAASAGGGVALSSAFYDASCPGAHDVVRRVIQDARVSDPRIPASLIRLHFHDCFVNGCDGSLLLDDDLPAIQTEKTVPANDNSARGFPVVDDMKAALEHACPGIVSCADILALAAEISVELAGGPRWSVLLGRRDGTTTNIESARNLPNFFDPLDVLQEKFRNVNLDDTDLVALQGAHTFVKVQCQFTRQNCTAGQPEGTLENLDEVTPNLFDNKYYGNLLEGRAQLPSDQVMLSGPAAAPTTAPIVHRFASNQKDFFRNFAASMIKMGNIGPLTGRDGEIRKHCRRVNGKGY, encoded by the exons ATGGCGGCGGCTTCGTCTTGCTCCGCTTCTCTTGCGCTGCTGCTGGCCGCGCACTGCGCCCTCCTGCTCGCCCTGGCCGGCGCCGCTAgcgccggtggcggcgtggcgctGAGCTCCGCGTTCTACGACGCGTCGTGCCCCGGCGCCCACGACGTCGTCCGCCGCGTCATCCAGGACGCGCGCGTCTCGGACCCGCGCATCCCGGCCAGCCTCATCCGCCTCCacttccacgactgcttcgtcAAC GGTTGCGACGGCTCGCTTCTGCTGGACGACGACCTCCCGGCGATCCAGACCGAGAAGACCGTGCCCGCCAACGACAACTCGGCGCGCGGCTTTCCCGTCGTCGACGACATGAAGGCCGCGCTCGAGCACGCGTGCCCCGGCATCGTCTCCTGCGCCGACATCCTTGCCCTCGCGGCGGAGATCTCCGTCGAACTC GCTGGAGGGCCACGATGGAGTGTGCTGCTCGGCCGGCGAGACGGCACGACGACCAACATCGAGAGCGCCAGAAACCTGCCCAACTTCTTCGACCCCCTGGACGTCCTCCAGGAGAAGTTCAGGAACGTCAACCTGGACGACACTGACCTCGTCGCCCTCCAAG GAGCGCACACATTCGTCAAAGTGCAGTGTCAGTTCACACGGCAGAACTGCACGGCCGGGCAACCTGAGGGCACACTGGAGAACCTGGACGAGGTCACACCCAACCTCTTCGACAACAAGTATTACGGCAACCTGTTGGAAGGCCGCGCCCAGCTCCCCTCCGACCAGGTCATGCTGTCCGGCCCTGCCGCGGCGCCGACGACTGCTCCCATTGTTCATCGGTTCgcaagcaaccagaaggatttCTTCAGGAACTTCGCGGCGTCCATGATTAAGATGGGCAACATCGGCCCCCTAACAGGGAGGGATGGAGAGATTAGGAAACATTGCCGGAGGGTCAATGGCAAAGGCTACTGA